A single genomic interval of Fretibacterium sp. OH1220_COT-178 harbors:
- a CDS encoding ATP-binding protein, with protein sequence MANKVGELEDRILHFIQESLHELDTIRREESDRLEKTRNRFRTLTRELRDLAAEIDRAFKEYELLREELMRHSQQGALEQEKAAYERASQSMKVHASLEERYRILSAHKEELQREERTLERLVSRSESMGTRLRMVMNLVSLPEEFSPEQGAIRNEKALAMAFQIAEREARSFARELHDGPTQSFSAAGLSLEMAQELLARGDGAAASGELNLAVGQLRTGLSEVRSLLFGLSPTGIESGFELPLRRLAEQVRQMWGVEVSCKLTGKLDEVPVSQRSNVFKTLHQAVINAARNGAANIRVSIGSSKRTLKVLVMDDGRGFDVERERQAARERGSYGLQNMEERVTIQGGNFSISSTPGKGTTVSFAIPLRDAE encoded by the coding sequence ATGGCAAACAAGGTAGGGGAACTCGAGGATCGTATCCTCCATTTCATTCAGGAGAGTCTCCATGAACTTGACACGATTCGTCGGGAGGAGTCCGATCGCCTCGAGAAGACCAGAAATCGTTTTCGAACGCTGACCCGGGAGCTGCGGGATTTGGCGGCTGAAATCGATCGCGCCTTTAAGGAGTATGAGCTGCTTCGGGAGGAGCTGATGCGCCACTCGCAGCAGGGGGCGCTGGAACAGGAGAAGGCCGCCTACGAGCGAGCGTCTCAATCCATGAAGGTGCACGCATCCCTGGAGGAACGCTATCGTATCCTCTCCGCGCACAAGGAGGAGCTCCAGAGGGAGGAACGCACCCTGGAGCGGCTCGTCTCCCGGAGCGAGAGTATGGGAACGCGCCTTCGTATGGTGATGAACCTGGTCAGCCTGCCCGAGGAGTTCTCCCCGGAACAGGGGGCTATAAGGAACGAGAAGGCCCTCGCCATGGCGTTCCAGATCGCGGAGCGCGAGGCGCGCTCCTTTGCGCGAGAGCTCCACGATGGGCCTACCCAGTCCTTCTCGGCTGCAGGACTGAGCCTGGAGATGGCCCAGGAACTCCTGGCGCGGGGGGACGGCGCCGCGGCCTCCGGGGAGCTGAATTTGGCTGTGGGGCAGCTGAGGACCGGTCTCAGCGAGGTTCGTTCTTTGTTGTTCGGATTGAGTCCCACGGGGATCGAAAGTGGTTTTGAACTGCCGCTTCGGCGTCTGGCCGAGCAGGTCCGTCAGATGTGGGGGGTCGAAGTGAGCTGCAAGCTGACCGGCAAGCTTGACGAAGTGCCCGTCAGTCAGCGAAGCAACGTCTTCAAGACCCTGCACCAGGCCGTCATCAACGCTGCGAGGAATGGGGCCGCGAACATTCGGGTCTCCATAGGCAGTTCCAAGCGGACTCTAAAAGTGTTGGTGATGGACGACGGGAGGGGGTTCGACGTGGAGCGCGAGAGACAGGCGGCACGCGAACGGGGCTCCTACGGACTCCAGAACATGGAGGAGCGCGTGACGATACAGGGCGGAAACTTCTCCATCTCCAGCACCCCCGGCAAGGGGACCACGGTGTCCTTTGCCATTCCCCTGCGGGATGCGGAGTGA
- the hflK gene encoding FtsH protease activity modulator HflK → MARVIVMPDPNDPGFKGRVLRFFMKNVLWAALLLLVGLLLLTNMYTVPSDSRGIVLRFGRVASVEVPGLHFKLPFVDEVHMIASDRKRSLEFGFRLRDGGGHGVPEMPVANERLMLTKDNKLIEVEWVLHYHIGAPERYLFNLPLREADKERMLRDLCMATMRRIFAGMMFDEGLTSGKQRIQETAFETLQAIFDSLQAGIRIDEVLLQETNVSEAIKEEYNSVTSAEEQVKNMLYQAEAHANKVVPEAEGQASILINEGEAYKFKRISEAEGEAARLNLLQEAYALNPELTRLNMWAEGMTEVWKNLKVVFVDGLEGSGAAGTIKLLPLPWGSLFGQSAVEAGGEKR, encoded by the coding sequence ATGGCGCGGGTGATCGTAATGCCGGATCCCAACGATCCGGGCTTCAAGGGGCGGGTGCTTCGCTTTTTCATGAAAAACGTCCTGTGGGCTGCTCTGCTTCTGCTTGTGGGGCTGCTCCTCCTGACAAATATGTACACCGTTCCCTCGGATTCGAGGGGGATCGTCTTGCGCTTCGGGCGCGTCGCGTCGGTCGAGGTCCCGGGGCTGCACTTCAAGCTGCCCTTCGTCGACGAGGTCCACATGATCGCATCGGATCGCAAGAGGAGCCTTGAATTCGGCTTTCGGCTTCGGGACGGCGGCGGGCACGGGGTTCCCGAGATGCCGGTCGCGAACGAGCGGTTGATGCTGACGAAGGACAACAAACTGATTGAGGTCGAGTGGGTTCTGCACTACCACATCGGGGCCCCGGAACGGTATCTTTTCAACCTGCCGCTCAGGGAGGCGGACAAGGAGCGGATGCTTCGGGACCTCTGCATGGCAACGATGCGGAGGATCTTTGCGGGCATGATGTTCGACGAGGGGCTGACTAGTGGAAAGCAGAGGATACAGGAAACGGCCTTCGAGACGCTGCAGGCGATCTTCGACTCCCTGCAGGCGGGGATCCGCATCGACGAGGTGCTGCTGCAGGAGACCAATGTCAGTGAGGCCATCAAGGAGGAGTACAACAGCGTCACCTCCGCCGAGGAGCAGGTGAAGAACATGCTCTATCAGGCGGAGGCGCATGCGAACAAGGTCGTCCCGGAGGCGGAGGGGCAAGCTTCCATCCTCATCAACGAGGGGGAGGCCTACAAGTTCAAACGCATCTCCGAAGCCGAGGGGGAGGCTGCACGCCTGAACCTCCTGCAGGAGGCCTACGCCTTGAACCCCGAACTGACCCGGCTCAACATGTGGGCCGAGGGCATGACGGAGGTCTGGAAAAACCTGAAGGTGGTCTTCGTCGATGGCCTGGAAGGGAGCGGGGCCGCGGGGACGATCAAGCTCCTTCCGCTGCCGTGGGGCTCCCTTTTCGGTCAGTCCGCCGTCGAGGCCGGAGGTGAGAAGCGATGA
- the typA gene encoding translational GTPase TypA, with product MQAEKIRNLAIVAHIDHGKTTLIDSIFRAAQTFSERTQLAERVMDSGALERERGITIRSKPCTVEWKGYLINIIDTPGHADFSGEVERILSTVDSVILIVDANEGPMPQTRYVLKHALSIGMRPLVFINKVDREGADPDGALNQTFDLFFELGATDEQADFPVLYGSGLSGWAVKDLKGTKREGMDDLFQAIIDHVPAPKVDPDEPFLMQVSTLAWNEYVGRIGCGKILQGRIRKGDPFVRVSTKWRSARHEEGNWDITGTESARVAQLWVTRGLERTEVDEVGAGDIVWLTGPTEIGIGDTFAAAELAETPLKPLAIEEPTVSMFFLVNSGPFAGREGQAVTLRQLKARLEREMHVNVSLRMEDLGRPDGVKVSGRGELQLGILIEEMRREGMEFCISKPEVITKTEDGVLMEPYELLTIDVPEEHQGIVFEKLAKRKGKVKNIENQSRGLLRIEFEIPTRGLIGYRGEFLTDTRGLGIMSNCTMGYGPWAGDLTSRSRGSLVSLDTGEATAYQLENLQERGTLFISPLDPVYAGMIVGENSRPGDMPCNPTKKKQQTNHRSATKEATTKLDVPRRMPLEKAMEWIENDELVEVTPQSIRLRKAILDELERRKAGRK from the coding sequence ATGCAGGCCGAAAAAATACGCAACCTCGCCATCGTGGCGCACATCGACCACGGCAAGACGACCCTCATCGACTCCATCTTCAGGGCGGCCCAGACATTCAGCGAACGCACCCAGCTTGCGGAACGGGTGATGGATTCCGGCGCGCTCGAGCGCGAACGCGGAATCACGATCCGCTCCAAGCCCTGCACCGTGGAGTGGAAGGGCTATCTCATCAACATCATCGACACCCCCGGCCACGCCGACTTCTCCGGCGAGGTGGAGCGCATCCTCTCCACGGTGGACTCGGTCATCCTGATCGTCGATGCCAACGAGGGCCCCATGCCCCAGACCCGCTACGTGCTGAAACACGCGCTGTCCATCGGAATGCGCCCCCTGGTGTTCATCAACAAGGTCGATCGGGAGGGAGCCGACCCCGACGGAGCCCTGAACCAGACCTTCGACCTCTTCTTCGAGCTCGGAGCGACGGACGAACAGGCGGACTTTCCCGTGCTCTACGGCTCCGGCCTCAGCGGCTGGGCCGTCAAGGACCTGAAGGGGACGAAGCGAGAGGGCATGGACGACCTCTTTCAGGCGATCATCGACCACGTCCCGGCCCCCAAAGTCGACCCGGACGAGCCCTTCCTGATGCAGGTCAGCACGCTGGCCTGGAACGAATATGTGGGGCGCATCGGCTGCGGCAAGATCCTGCAGGGACGCATCCGTAAAGGCGATCCGTTTGTCCGCGTCTCCACGAAATGGCGGTCCGCGCGGCACGAGGAGGGCAATTGGGACATCACCGGAACGGAGAGCGCCCGGGTCGCCCAGCTCTGGGTCACCCGCGGCCTGGAGCGGACCGAGGTGGACGAGGTCGGGGCGGGGGACATCGTCTGGCTGACCGGCCCCACGGAGATCGGGATCGGCGATACCTTCGCGGCGGCGGAGCTGGCGGAGACGCCTTTGAAGCCCCTCGCGATCGAGGAACCGACGGTCTCGATGTTCTTCCTCGTCAACTCGGGCCCCTTCGCGGGGCGCGAGGGGCAGGCCGTGACGTTGCGCCAGCTCAAGGCCCGGTTGGAACGGGAGATGCACGTCAACGTCTCGCTGCGCATGGAGGACCTGGGACGCCCCGACGGGGTCAAGGTCTCGGGCCGGGGCGAGCTTCAGTTGGGCATCCTCATCGAGGAGATGCGACGCGAGGGCATGGAGTTCTGCATATCCAAGCCCGAGGTCATCACGAAGACGGAGGACGGAGTCCTGATGGAGCCCTACGAGCTTCTGACCATCGACGTCCCCGAGGAACATCAGGGCATCGTCTTCGAAAAACTGGCCAAGCGCAAGGGCAAGGTGAAGAACATCGAGAACCAGTCCCGGGGCCTGCTGCGGATCGAGTTCGAGATCCCCACGCGCGGCCTGATCGGCTATCGGGGCGAATTTCTGACGGACACGCGGGGGTTGGGCATCATGTCCAACTGCACCATGGGCTACGGGCCCTGGGCCGGCGACCTGACCTCCCGCAGCCGGGGCTCGCTCGTCAGCCTGGACACCGGCGAGGCGACGGCCTACCAGCTCGAGAACCTCCAGGAGCGCGGGACGCTCTTCATCTCCCCTCTCGATCCCGTGTACGCGGGGATGATCGTCGGCGAGAACAGCCGTCCCGGGGACATGCCCTGCAACCCCACCAAGAAGAAACAGCAGACCAACCACCGTTCCGCCACCAAGGAGGCGACGACCAAGCTGGACGTGCCGCGGCGCATGCCCCTGGAGAAGGCAATGGAGTGGATCGAGAACGACGAGCTGGTGGAGGTGACTCCGCAGTCCATACGCCTGCGCAAGGCCATTCTCGACGAGCTGGAGCGGCGCAAGGCCGGACGGAAATAA
- the hflC gene encoding protease modulator HflC: protein MKKWLTFFGGLLLLGFLLTSGTFYIVPVNQHAVVTRFGKIVRVHSTPGVHVKVPFLDVVYAYPKWLQEHDSAPVETVLGDKRNVIFDTFLLYRIDDPQAFHTRIRSAETLARRIDDVIFGSIRVVAGLYTYEDILNDKRDEIIDATTERVRAQTKNMGITVVRTAIRNFTLPEQNLQAIYSNMKSERVRIAQGILAAGRAQANRITAEANRKAQEIIASAFKQGQTLRGEGDKEAQVIISQAMGRAFSLYEQMKAIEFFQKGLRKETVLVVDPGKGLFRYLKDNAPASESAPQN, encoded by the coding sequence ATGAAGAAGTGGCTGACGTTTTTCGGCGGCCTTTTGCTGCTGGGCTTTCTGCTGACCAGCGGGACCTTCTATATCGTCCCGGTGAACCAGCACGCGGTGGTCACGCGTTTCGGAAAGATCGTTCGCGTCCACTCGACGCCGGGGGTGCACGTCAAGGTTCCGTTCCTAGACGTGGTCTATGCCTACCCCAAGTGGCTTCAGGAGCATGATTCCGCACCGGTGGAGACCGTTCTGGGCGACAAGCGCAACGTGATCTTCGACACGTTCCTCCTCTACCGGATCGACGATCCCCAGGCGTTCCACACGCGGATACGCAGTGCGGAGACCCTGGCGCGCCGTATCGACGACGTGATCTTCGGCTCCATTCGCGTCGTCGCAGGGCTCTATACCTACGAAGATATCCTCAACGACAAGAGGGACGAGATTATCGACGCGACGACGGAGCGGGTGCGTGCCCAGACCAAGAATATGGGCATCACCGTGGTTCGCACCGCGATACGGAACTTCACCCTGCCGGAGCAGAACCTCCAGGCCATCTACTCGAACATGAAGTCCGAGCGCGTGAGGATCGCCCAGGGCATCCTGGCCGCGGGGCGCGCCCAGGCCAACCGCATCACCGCGGAGGCGAACCGAAAAGCGCAGGAGATCATCGCCTCGGCCTTCAAGCAGGGCCAGACGCTCCGCGGGGAGGGGGACAAGGAGGCGCAGGTCATCATCTCCCAGGCCATGGGCCGGGCCTTCAGCCTCTACGAGCAGATGAAGGCGATCGAATTCTTCCAGAAGGGGCTGAGGAAGGAGACGGTCCTGGTCGTCGACCCCGGCAAGGGATTGTTCCGGTACCTGAAGGACAACGCCCCGGCCTCGGAGTCCGCACCGCAGAACTGA
- a CDS encoding DedA family protein, which yields MGYPGIVALMFLESSFFPFPSEVVLPPAGYLAWRGEMSLLAAIASGLLGSLLGALFNYWVAVRFGRPFLLRYGKYFFVSAESVEKAEKFFARHGHVSTFVGRLLPVIRQYISLPAGVARMNLGLFTAFTSLGAGIWVVVLTLVGYLLGEHQERLSHYLHILPLVCVGGAFLLVLAYVLCLRFRRRRRCPTALTGSEER from the coding sequence ATGGGCTACCCCGGGATCGTAGCTCTGATGTTTTTGGAGTCGTCCTTCTTTCCTTTCCCCAGCGAGGTGGTCCTGCCGCCTGCCGGCTACCTGGCGTGGAGGGGGGAGATGTCGCTCCTGGCGGCGATCGCCTCGGGGCTTCTGGGGAGCCTTTTGGGGGCGCTTTTCAATTACTGGGTTGCGGTGAGGTTCGGACGGCCCTTTTTGCTGAGATACGGGAAATATTTCTTCGTATCCGCGGAATCCGTGGAAAAGGCGGAGAAATTCTTTGCCCGACACGGACATGTCAGCACCTTCGTAGGGCGCCTCCTTCCGGTCATTCGCCAGTACATCTCGCTCCCTGCCGGGGTGGCGCGAATGAACCTGGGGTTGTTCACCGCCTTCACGTCCCTCGGGGCCGGGATCTGGGTGGTGGTCCTGACGCTCGTGGGGTATCTTCTGGGCGAGCATCAGGAGCGGCTTTCCCATTATCTGCACATCCTGCCCCTCGTCTGCGTGGGAGGGGCCTTCCTCCTCGTCCTCGCATACGTCCTTTGTCTGCGATTCAGACGGCGCCGAAGGTGTCCGACGGCTTTGACAGGATCGGAAGAGAGATGA
- the dapF gene encoding diaminopimelate epimerase: protein MVDFFKVHGNGNDFVVLDNREGRLSGADLRSAAVALCRRRASIGADGLMAVERTEGADFRMRIFNADGSEAEMCGNGARALARYAYERGIASSPMRFITESGLIEATVEPPFVELDMGRVDLAGGIFGRSLRAGGVEFPFVFLTVGVPHCVLLSDEEYSENAMREIGRTVRYDAELFPEGANVTFARRLPSGDVAAVTYERGVEDLTDSCGTGCVAVAVAGVLVWSLCAPIRVVNPGGTNTVRLEFASDNASARAWLRGRTALVASGTLFEEAWS, encoded by the coding sequence TTGGTCGATTTTTTCAAGGTTCACGGAAACGGGAACGACTTCGTCGTCCTGGACAACCGGGAGGGGCGGCTTTCGGGGGCGGACCTGCGGTCTGCGGCCGTCGCTCTGTGCCGCAGGCGCGCTTCGATAGGGGCGGATGGCCTGATGGCCGTGGAGCGGACCGAGGGAGCCGATTTCAGGATGCGCATCTTCAATGCCGACGGCAGCGAGGCGGAGATGTGCGGCAACGGGGCCCGGGCCCTCGCGCGCTACGCCTACGAAAGGGGCATCGCCTCCTCGCCGATGCGCTTCATCACCGAATCGGGGCTGATCGAGGCCACGGTCGAGCCGCCTTTTGTCGAACTGGACATGGGACGCGTCGATCTCGCCGGGGGCATCTTCGGCCGAAGCCTGCGTGCGGGGGGCGTCGAGTTTCCCTTCGTCTTCCTCACCGTGGGGGTGCCGCACTGCGTTCTGCTTTCGGATGAGGAGTATTCGGAGAACGCGATGCGGGAGATCGGGCGGACGGTACGGTACGACGCGGAGCTCTTTCCGGAGGGCGCCAACGTCACCTTTGCCCGCCGGCTGCCCTCCGGGGATGTCGCGGCCGTCACCTATGAACGGGGCGTCGAGGATCTGACGGACTCCTGCGGGACGGGGTGCGTGGCCGTTGCGGTCGCCGGCGTCCTGGTCTGGAGCCTCTGCGCGCCAATCCGGGTGGTCAACCCGGGAGGTACCAATACGGTGCGGCTGGAGTTCGCCTCGGACAACGCCTCTGCTCGGGCTTGGCTCAGAGGGCGCACGGCTCTGGTGGCCTCCGGAACGCTGTTCGAGGAGGCTTGGTCTTGA